The Pyrus communis chromosome 2, drPyrComm1.1, whole genome shotgun sequence genome includes a window with the following:
- the LOC137724354 gene encoding agamous-like MADS-box protein AGL29 — MGRRKIEMKVVEDSSSRQVTFSKRRSGVFKKANELAILCGAEIAVLVFSPGGKPFSFGHPNVESIADRFLNEECPKSKFRVSKNDEKAGRLNQQLEDMDSQLEAEKKRGLVLDKAVLKARGLPLKSKPPSFREQSRADLRKMKASLEALREIVKERATEVEASSSLLLLANDRRD, encoded by the coding sequence ATGGGGAGGAGAAAAATTGAGATGAAAGTGGTGGAGGATAGCAGCTCTAGGCAGGTGACCTTCTCCAAGCGCAGGAGTGGCGTGTTCAAGAAAGCAAACGAGCTCGCCATCCTGTGCGGCGCTGAGATTGCCGTCCTTGTTTTCTCTCCGGGAGGGAAGCCCTTCTCGTTTGGGCACCCGAATGTGGAGTCTATCGCAGATAGGTTTCTAAATGAGGAGTGCCCTAAATCAAAATTTAGGGTTTCAAAGAATGATGAAAAAGCGGGGAGGCTTAACCAGCAACTGGAGGACATGGACAGCCAGTTGGAGGCTGAGAAGAAAAGAGGACTTGTGCTTGACAAGGCTGTACTGAAAGCAAGGGGTTTGCCACTCAAAAGCAAACCGCCGAGCTTTCGTGAGCAGAGCCGGGCAGATCTTCGAAAAATGAAGGCGTCGCTGGAGGCGCTGCGCGAGATCGTGAAAGAAAGAGCCACTGAGGTGGAGGCATCGTCTTCGCTGCTGCTCCTGGCAAATGACAGGAGAGACTGA